In Trifolium pratense cultivar HEN17-A07 linkage group LG7, ARS_RC_1.1, whole genome shotgun sequence, a genomic segment contains:
- the LOC123899507 gene encoding 21.7 kDa class VI heat shock protein → MASSNKKIEVILDDQTPNKWCVSLGEETYKRFISMANPIVHKVFGDGSLFSPMLFGKFFDPSDAFPLWEFESDVLLSHLRNSNKSTVDWHHTDEGYILKAETPGNGKNNIQVHVDKGKVVEISGPWKQQRDLKANDWKCGHWWENGYVRRLEMPEDADWKNIQAFIYNDIFLEIQIPKFQKGFDHAQGKGVA, encoded by the exons ATGGCTAGTTCTAACAAGAAGATTGAGGTGATTTTAGATGATCAAACTCCAAATAAATGGTGTGTTTCATTAGGAGAAGAAACTTACAAAAGATTCATTAGTATGGCTAATCCAATAGTTCATAAGGTTTTTGGTGATGGATCACTTTTTAGTCCAATGTTGTTTGGAAAATTCTTTGATCCTTCTGATGCATTTCCTCTATGGGAGTTTGAGTCAGATGTTTTGTTATCTCATCTAAGAAACTCTAACAAAAGCACTGTGGATTGGCATCACACAGATGAAGGTTATATATTAAAAGCAGAAACACCTg GAAATGGGAAAAATAACATTCAAGTTCATGTTGACAAAGGGAAGGTGGTGGAAATTAGTGGACCATGGAAGCAACAAAGAGACTTAAAGGCAAATGATTGGAAGTGTGGTCATTGGTGGGAAAATGGATATGTAAGAAGGCTTGAAATGCCAGAGGATGCTGATTGGAAGAATATACAAGCATTCATatataatgatatatttttagaaattcAAATACCAAAATTCCAAAAGGGTTTTGATCATGCTCAAGGAAAAGGTGTTGCTTGA